From a single Candidatus Thorarchaeota archaeon genomic region:
- a CDS encoding inositol-3-phosphate synthase, with amino-acid sequence MGEIRVAIAGLGNCASALIQGVHYYRDAKTDEEVPGLMHVDFGGYFPKDLKFVAAFEVNKHKIGKDIADAIWIEPNKCWKFAPDVPKTGAKVLPGPISDGVAPHMRESFYTYDESEIEPVDVAEELRRTKADVLINYLPVGSREGSRIYAQAALDAGIAFINAIPEFIVSDPTSEYAREFAKRGIPCAGDDVKSQLGATILHRVLAQLYDKRGLIIENTYQLNIGGNTDFENMQVEERLKTKRVSKTEAVTSCVDYELPTKIGPSDYVPFLGDNKVCYISMRAKAFGDLPLDLSLKLSVQDSPNSGGVIIDVVRAVKIALDRGIGGELSSISSYSFKHPRYQIDDFEARKRVDEFIEGKRER; translated from the coding sequence ATGGGTGAGATTCGTGTTGCAATTGCAGGACTTGGGAATTGTGCCTCTGCACTTATCCAAGGAGTGCATTATTATAGAGATGCAAAGACTGACGAAGAAGTCCCAGGTCTGATGCATGTTGATTTTGGTGGATACTTCCCAAAGGACCTGAAATTCGTCGCGGCCTTTGAGGTGAACAAACACAAGATAGGAAAAGATATCGCAGACGCGATATGGATTGAGCCTAACAAGTGTTGGAAATTTGCTCCTGATGTTCCAAAGACCGGAGCTAAGGTTTTGCCAGGACCTATCTCAGACGGCGTAGCACCTCATATGAGAGAGTCGTTCTACACATACGATGAGAGTGAGATTGAACCAGTCGATGTGGCCGAAGAACTCAGGCGCACGAAGGCAGATGTTCTCATCAATTATCTTCCTGTTGGCAGTCGAGAGGGATCCCGGATATATGCACAGGCGGCACTAGATGCGGGTATTGCATTCATCAATGCGATTCCGGAGTTCATTGTCTCCGACCCCACCAGTGAATATGCCCGCGAGTTCGCAAAGAGAGGCATCCCATGTGCAGGGGATGATGTCAAGAGCCAACTGGGTGCAACTATTCTTCACAGAGTCCTTGCCCAACTGTACGATAAACGTGGACTGATCATCGAGAATACATATCAGCTCAATATTGGTGGCAATACAGACTTTGAGAATATGCAGGTGGAAGAGCGGCTCAAGACAAAGAGAGTCAGTAAGACTGAGGCAGTCACCAGTTGCGTAGACTATGAGCTCCCCACCAAAATTGGCCCGAGCGACTATGTACCATTCCTCGGTGACAACAAAGTCTGTTACATCAGTATGCGTGCCAAGGCATTTGGGGATCTCCCATTAGACCTTAGTCTGAAACTCTCAGTCCAAGACTCACCGAATAGCGGTGGAGTAATCATCGATGTTGTCAGAGCCGTCAAGATCGCCCTTGACCGTGGTATTGGCGGAGAACTCTCAAGCATCAGTTCGTACAGCTTCAAACATCCACGCTATCAGATTGATGACTTTGAGGCCAGAAAGAGAGTAGACGAATTTATTGAAGGAAAACGTGAGCGCTAG